One genomic segment of Scylla paramamosain isolate STU-SP2022 chromosome 11, ASM3559412v1, whole genome shotgun sequence includes these proteins:
- the LOC135104997 gene encoding rho GTPase-activating protein 12-like isoform X5 codes for MSEGNPTGEKLEEYVEALQDYQYEHHGQTFIISKGEIFLVLKSTNNIWWQVIRAGSKRAFYAPAQHLQHKSLSEEEMKKIISGHNSSSENVTFQRRSHELDGGGACSSQELSPNSTHAASQALRSYPGHLKTSPLHISKSSLNEGSAESFRHQPIKPFIKSRSIDELRSGGRSHSTLDITKIRETSSEELDRRSSGSIQLSPRLRSSSFDLRMPPKDTEMKQGSLDKPRNSRISKDQGDRRRSWALENFRPSLKRGETVDAAIVLDVPPELPPKTRPKRGLSTFSSNPENVGHLEGPIDIKVEQARMAKAGQSSLGKEQHAGMEIERRHSRHSSDPLLLLEEKTSYQESQNGKGPPIALPRKLLPPQTSFMESRPEVQPYVGDYTHRDANGNKVKETSSQSSIASMSYTTHEGSGKTREFLGSFRQKSKAGEPPQGKSSGTPEMIIKNDTNPAPPQKCRPESPKTLTVKSKFSPGFGSFRNKSKRETKKEEKEKEPLTRETPTPDSSRGGKIVQTPPSPRCPPQRTLNGDWGEYIEEVSKRPYYYNSVTREKRWKPPRCSKGTTSNSISEVLSTGTEDRNCRGNAPQCPPKCPTPDYPNSPRFSHKPFSYTCNPDTTPIHSTHPRVVAHNSSSTTTPHSTTSQTLTNSTTSAIRSMSPPQISGKLMPLSFATPPAVPPSSAKPTFPTTPTTPEFADFTAATTTDDQNYALLDILYKMKLPRGWEKKYDAFNQRIYFHNVVTRERWLATSSDEGKVYYYEESGTKSAWRLPEVDETELPDQEGCLSQPLSSPAENYRLSNITENLSELSDRILREGFLHRTFLMRDSKKVRKNWTHSYTRYIVHSFSNGCSGILYFTKNKDDEKRYEIFEFFSPCYLEHASDKKTSRQLVLGLRNGHDTEVLLQFEEKEIAEEWLKVLTSHEGIEYSANTEKEDKKGKKGAEKIKRETSVEQLNPDSKGIKDKLRNFIRRRPMRETLENKGIYKESVFGSTLAELKSQDKTNIPIFVLLCIQNIEKNEENLKTDGLYRISGNAAQIQKIRFEVAQRKYNVLSQEKEIHNLSGALKLFFRELKEPLIPYENYDDFIRATGSEYRRMNQQADKLMKAVNKLPAENRDTLRVLVQHLLRVSEYESENRMSLSNLAIVFGPCLMWPKVTLSHDLMTDVMLHNRVVEGLLCDFNKIFSRR; via the exons ATGAGTGAGGGCAACCCAACAGGGGAGAAGCTGGAGGAGTATGTGGAAGCATTACAAGACTACCAATATGAGCATCATGGTCAGACTTTCATCATATCAAAGGGAGAGATCTTCTTGGTCCTCAAAAGCACAAATAATATTTGGTGGCAG GTGATCCGAGCTGGAAGCAAGCGAGCTTTTTATGCTCCAGCACAACATCTGCAACATAAAAGTTTAtcggaagaagaaatgaagaaaataataagtggTCACAACTCAAGCTCTGAAAATGTTACTTTTCAAAGGAGATCCCACGAGCTTGATGGAGGAGGGGCCTGCTCATCACAAGAACTATCTCCAAACAGTACTCATGCTGCTAGTCAAGCTCTTCGGTCTTATCCAGGACACCTTAAAACCTCACCTCTACACATTTCCAAGTCAAGCTTAAATGAGGGCAGTGCTGAATCTTTTAGACATCAACCAATAAAACCCTTCATCAAGTCAAGATCCATTGATGAGTTGAGGTCAGGTGGACGCAGTCACTCCACCCTGGATATCACCAAGATACGGGAAACCAGCAGTGAGGAGCTAGATAGACGTTCCAGTGGGAGTATTCAGCTGAGTCCACGTCTCAGGTCCAGCTCATTTGACTTAAGAATGCCTCCCAAGGACACGGAGATGAAGCAGGGGTCTCTAGACAAGCCCCGTAATTCCAGGATCTCCAAAGATCAAGGGGATAGGCGACGATCATGGGCATTAGAGAACTTTAGGCCATCACTCAAGAGAGGGGAGACAGTGGATGCAGCCATTGTGTTGGATGTACCACCTGAGCTACCCCCTAAAACAAGACCCAAGCGTGGACTTAGCACATTTAGCTCAAATCCTGAGAATGTTGGTCATCTGGAAGGACCTATTGATATCAAGGTTGAGCAAGCTAGAATGGCCAAAGCAGGACAATCATCTTTAGGAAAGGAGCAACATGCTGGTATGGAGATAGAGAGGAGGCACTCGAGACATTCTTCAGACCCTTTATTACTTTTGGAGGAGAAGACAAGCTATCAGGAATCCCAAAATGGCAAAGGCCCACCTATTGCCCTTCCCAGGAAACTGTTGCCCCCACAGACTAGCTTTATGGAGAGCAGACCTGAAGTTCAGCCTTATGTAGGTGACTACACTCATAGAGATGCCAATGGAAACAAGGTTAAGGAAACTTCAAGCCAGAGCAGCATTGCAAGCATGTCCTATACCACCCATGAGGGTTCTGGTAAGACCAGAGAATTTCTAGGGAGTTTCAGACAAAAAAGTAAGGCAGGTGAGCCTCCACAAGGAAAATCTTCAGGCACACCAGAGATGATCATAAAGAATGACACCAACCCAGCACCACCTCAGAAGTGCAGGCCAGAATCCCCCAAAACCCTAACTGTCAAGAGCAAATTCTCGCCAGGTTTTGGCAGTTTCAGGAACAAGAGCAAAAGAGAGaccaagaaggaggaaaaggaaaaggagccACTGACAAGGGAAACACCCACACCTGATTCTTCACGTGGAGGGAAAATAGTACAG ACCCCACCATCTCCACGATGTCCCCCTCAAAGAACACTTAATGGTGATTGGGGTGAATACATTGAAGAGGTCTCCAAAAGACCTTACTACTACAACTCTGTTACAAGAGAGAAGCGCTGGAAGCCTCCCCGGTGTAGCAAAGGGACCACTTCTAATTCCATCTCTGAG GTTCTTTCTACTGGGACTGAGGATAGAAACTGCAGAGGAAATGCACCCCAATGTCCTCCAAAGTGTCCAACCCCAGATTACCCAAACTCACCAAGGTTCTCCCACAAGCCCTTCTCATACACTTGTAATCCAGACACAACACCAATCCATTCCACCCATCCGCGTGTTGTTGCCCATAACTCATCCTCCACCACTACTCCACACTCCACTACTTCACAAACCCTCACTAACAGCACCACATCTGCCATCCGCAGCATGTCTCCCCCACAGATATCAGGCAAGTTGATGCCTCTGTCCTTTGCAACTCCTCCAGCTGTGCCCCCAAGCAGTGCCAAACCTACCTTTCCCACTACACCCACAACCCCCGAGTTTGCTGACttcactgctgccaccaccactgacgATCAAAATTATGCTCTCCTTGACATTCTGTACAAGATGAAGCTTCCACGTGGCTGGGAGAAGAAGTATGATGCTTTCAATCAAAGGATCTACTTCCACAATGTTGTGACTCGAGAAAGG TGGCTGGCAACAAGCAGTGATGAGGGTAAGGTGTACTACTATGAGGAATCCGGCACCAAGAGTGCATGGAGATTGCcggag GTTGACGAAACAGAACTACCTGATCAAGAGGGTTGCCTCAGCCAGCCATTGTCATCTCCAGCTGAGAACTATAGACTCTCCAACATAACAGAGAATCTA TCTGAGCTGAGTGACAGGATCCTTCGGGAAGGATTCCTACACCGCACCTTCCTGATGCGGGACAGCAAGAAGGTGCGCAAGAACTGGACACACTCCTACACTCGCTACATTGTGCACTCCTTCAGTAATGGCTGCTCAGGCATCCTCTACTTCACCAAGAACAAGGATGATGAAAAG AGGTATGAAATCTTTGAGTTCTTCTCACCCTGCTACTTGGAGCATGCCTCTGACAAGAAGACCAGCCGACAGCTTGTATTGGGGTTACGTAATGGACATGATACAGAAGTCCTACTGCAgtttgaagagaaagagattgcTGAGGAGTGGCTGAAGGTCCTTACCTCTCAT gaagGGATAGAGTACAGTgcaaacacagaaaaagaagacaaaaagggaaaaaaaggtgcaGAAAAGA TTAAGCGTGAGACAAGTGTAGAGCAACTCAACCCAGACAGCAAGGGAATCAAAGACAAACTTCGCAACTTCATCAGAAGAAGACCCATGAGGGAGACTTTAGAGAACAAAGGCATTTACAAAG AGTCTGTGTTTGGTAGCACATTGGCAGAATTGAAGTCCCAAGATAAGACAAATATACCTATATTTGTACTCCTCTGCATTCAAAACattgagaagaatgaagaaaatctGAAGACAGATGGCCTCTACAGAATATCTGGTAATGCAGCCCAGATTCAGAAGATAAGGTTTGAG gttgcTCAGAGGAAGTACAATGTCCTGAGTCAAGAGAAGGAGATTCACAACCTTTCTGGTGCACTGAAGCTTTTTTTCCGGGAACTGAAAGAACCTCTGATCCCTTACGAAAACTATGATGATTTCATACGTGCTACAGGTTCAG